The following proteins are co-located in the Carassius carassius chromosome 39, fCarCar2.1, whole genome shotgun sequence genome:
- the LOC132121471 gene encoding major facilitator superfamily domain-containing protein 8 isoform X1: MSLVESDENTPLLRGDISRNENADRSRWRSIRVMYFTMFLSSVGFTIVITSIWPYLKNIDESADASFLGWVVAAYSLGQMVASPLFGLWSNHRPRREPLVCSIFINVSANIYYAYVYLPPSYNKIHMLLARTFVGIGAGNVAVVRSYVAGATSLKERTSAMANLSACQALGFILGPALQAILSFIGETGVSVNVIQLQVNMYTAPALLAACFGVINILLVILVLREHFVDDHGKLIRAINYTPEERVDVAPEVEGDIDQIAVFTSNVLFFVILFIFAVFETISTPLSMDMFAWTRKEAVFYNGIILAAIGFESILVFLVVKVVSARVGDRPLLLGGLILIFAGFFILLPWGNQYPKIQWADIENNTMPATTPPSNMSLEPTGCPSKQTWCFFTPVIHLAQYITSDILIGVGYPTCNVMSYTLYSKILGPKPQGVYMGWLTASGSGARTLGPVFVSYVYTILGPRWTFSVICGIVLAAVVHLSAMYNRLIAFSVRHGRIND, from the exons ATGTCACTTGTGGAGTCTGATGAAAACACTCCGCTTCTTAGAGGCGATATTTCAAG aAATGAGAATGCAGACAGAAGCCGCTGGAGGTCCATCAGGGTCATGTATTTCACAATGTTCCTTAGCAGTGTTG GTTTTACGATTGTCATCACCTCCATATGGCCATATCTGAAGAAT ATTGATGAAAGTGCAGATGCCAGTTTCTTGGGATGGGTGGTTGCTGCATATAGTTTGGGTCAGATGGTGGCCTCACCCCTCTTTGGATTGTGGTCCAATCACAGGCCTCGGCGAGAGCCTCTAGTCTGCTCTATATTCATCAATGTCTCAGCTAACATTTACTATGCCTATGTCTACCTACCTCCCTCATACAACAAAATTCACATGCTTTTGGCTCGTACATTTGTGGGCATTGGAGCAG GTAATGTAGCAGTTGTGAGGTCTTATGTGGCTGGTGCCACTTCCCTGAAGGAGAGAACCAGTGCAATGGCTAATCTGAGCGCCTGTCAAGCTCTCGGCTTTATACTTGGCCCAG CTCTGCAGGCCATTTTGTCATTCATTGGAGAAACTGGCGTCAGTGTAAATGTCATCCAGCTTCAGGTTAATATGTACACCGCTCCAGCTCTGTTGGCAGCCTGCTTCGGGGTCATTAACATTCTGCTGGTGATATTAGTCTTGAG GGAGCACTTTGTGGATGACCATGGAAAGCTTATCCGTGCAATTAACTACACCCCAGaag AGAGAGTGGATGTGGCTCCTGAGGTAGAAGGTGATATTGACCAGATTGCAGTGTTCACATCTAATGTCCTTTTCTTTGTTATTCTCTTCATTTTTGCTGTGTTTGAAAC TATATCTACTCCTCTATCAATGGACATGTTTGCGTGGACGAGAAAAGAAGCCGTTTTTTACAACGGTATCATATTGGCTGCCATTGGCTTTGAGTCCATCCTGGTCTTCCTGGTGGTAAAAGTGGTCTCAGCACG GGTAGGAGATCGGCCACTGCTGCTTGGAGGCTTGATTCTCATATTTGCAGGTTTCTTTATCTTGTTGCCATGGGGAAATCAATATCCTAAAATACAGTGGGCAG ACATTGAGAATAACACTATGCCAGCAACCACCCCACCCTCAAACATGTCTCTGGAGCCCACTGGATGCCCGTCTAAACAGACCTGGTGCTTTTTTACCCCTGTAATTCATCTTGCACAGTACATTACCTCTGACATCCTAATTGGAGTGGGTTATCCAACATGCAACGTAATGTCCTACACTTTATACTCCAAGATACTGGGCCCCAAACCACAG GGGGTTTACATGGGCTGGCTGACAGCATCAGGAAGTGGTGCACGGACCCTCGGGCCTGTGTTCGTCTCTTACGTCTACACCATCCTGGGACCCCGATGGACCTTCAGTGTTATATGTGGCATAGTACTAGCTGCAGTCGTTCACCTCAGTGCTATGTACAATCGACTCATTGCCTTCTCTGTACGCCATGGAAGGATTAATGACTAG
- the LOC132121471 gene encoding major facilitator superfamily domain-containing protein 8 isoform X2 codes for MQLTDWKEKTPMFMKRNENADRSRWRSIRVMYFTMFLSSVGFTIVITSIWPYLKNIDESADASFLGWVVAAYSLGQMVASPLFGLWSNHRPRREPLVCSIFINVSANIYYAYVYLPPSYNKIHMLLARTFVGIGAGNVAVVRSYVAGATSLKERTSAMANLSACQALGFILGPALQAILSFIGETGVSVNVIQLQVNMYTAPALLAACFGVINILLVILVLREHFVDDHGKLIRAINYTPEERVDVAPEVEGDIDQIAVFTSNVLFFVILFIFAVFETISTPLSMDMFAWTRKEAVFYNGIILAAIGFESILVFLVVKVVSARVGDRPLLLGGLILIFAGFFILLPWGNQYPKIQWADIENNTMPATTPPSNMSLEPTGCPSKQTWCFFTPVIHLAQYITSDILIGVGYPTCNVMSYTLYSKILGPKPQGVYMGWLTASGSGARTLGPVFVSYVYTILGPRWTFSVICGIVLAAVVHLSAMYNRLIAFSVRHGRIND; via the exons aAATGAGAATGCAGACAGAAGCCGCTGGAGGTCCATCAGGGTCATGTATTTCACAATGTTCCTTAGCAGTGTTG GTTTTACGATTGTCATCACCTCCATATGGCCATATCTGAAGAAT ATTGATGAAAGTGCAGATGCCAGTTTCTTGGGATGGGTGGTTGCTGCATATAGTTTGGGTCAGATGGTGGCCTCACCCCTCTTTGGATTGTGGTCCAATCACAGGCCTCGGCGAGAGCCTCTAGTCTGCTCTATATTCATCAATGTCTCAGCTAACATTTACTATGCCTATGTCTACCTACCTCCCTCATACAACAAAATTCACATGCTTTTGGCTCGTACATTTGTGGGCATTGGAGCAG GTAATGTAGCAGTTGTGAGGTCTTATGTGGCTGGTGCCACTTCCCTGAAGGAGAGAACCAGTGCAATGGCTAATCTGAGCGCCTGTCAAGCTCTCGGCTTTATACTTGGCCCAG CTCTGCAGGCCATTTTGTCATTCATTGGAGAAACTGGCGTCAGTGTAAATGTCATCCAGCTTCAGGTTAATATGTACACCGCTCCAGCTCTGTTGGCAGCCTGCTTCGGGGTCATTAACATTCTGCTGGTGATATTAGTCTTGAG GGAGCACTTTGTGGATGACCATGGAAAGCTTATCCGTGCAATTAACTACACCCCAGaag AGAGAGTGGATGTGGCTCCTGAGGTAGAAGGTGATATTGACCAGATTGCAGTGTTCACATCTAATGTCCTTTTCTTTGTTATTCTCTTCATTTTTGCTGTGTTTGAAAC TATATCTACTCCTCTATCAATGGACATGTTTGCGTGGACGAGAAAAGAAGCCGTTTTTTACAACGGTATCATATTGGCTGCCATTGGCTTTGAGTCCATCCTGGTCTTCCTGGTGGTAAAAGTGGTCTCAGCACG GGTAGGAGATCGGCCACTGCTGCTTGGAGGCTTGATTCTCATATTTGCAGGTTTCTTTATCTTGTTGCCATGGGGAAATCAATATCCTAAAATACAGTGGGCAG ACATTGAGAATAACACTATGCCAGCAACCACCCCACCCTCAAACATGTCTCTGGAGCCCACTGGATGCCCGTCTAAACAGACCTGGTGCTTTTTTACCCCTGTAATTCATCTTGCACAGTACATTACCTCTGACATCCTAATTGGAGTGGGTTATCCAACATGCAACGTAATGTCCTACACTTTATACTCCAAGATACTGGGCCCCAAACCACAG GGGGTTTACATGGGCTGGCTGACAGCATCAGGAAGTGGTGCACGGACCCTCGGGCCTGTGTTCGTCTCTTACGTCTACACCATCCTGGGACCCCGATGGACCTTCAGTGTTATATGTGGCATAGTACTAGCTGCAGTCGTTCACCTCAGTGCTATGTACAATCGACTCATTGCCTTCTCTGTACGCCATGGAAGGATTAATGACTAG
- the LOC132121472 gene encoding tripartite motif-containing protein 14-like, giving the protein MAEKDFRSLSEEISSFCLVAEARSGTQVIQPFPRSPKLIRRTGAISPKPLELPVWLEDLKKERKRTEYHLESIKKRQANLNMSSEAMKQQVQECFEELLMALQRDEKAVLDMIEQDRRETSSKLNRILQDWNQHLGLLQKHISTIQSAQQCSAESMKQPFPEDFTCRKKLDPAEEEIKMNEERIQKLMKVLRNISKDLKAQLQRKNLLLDSSNVVFDKRTCHKQIKVTSEGRGLCLSSEDCCIPNDPLRFDQLYCALGTVAVKSGQHYWEVDVHCCSSWAVGMAYGSLQRRGRDKGAKLGRNRCSWSLEFQDGHLTAWHNDRHVALPVTAARAAPNRVGVFVKYQKGRLVFYNAETMRTLQEFSAVQTAVFDRAHHQFTEPLYPAFRFFSPKDKGHHHMEICNLSL; this is encoded by the exons ATGGCAGAGAAAGACTTTAGGTCTTTATCAGAGGAAATCAGTTCCTTCTGTCTGGTTGCTGAGGCTCGTTCTGGGACACAAGTTATCCAGCCCTTCCCACGCTCTCCAAAACTGATCAGGAGAACTGGAGCCATCTCTCCAAAACCCTTAGAG CTGCCAGTCTGGTTGGAGGACTTGAAGAAGGAGAGGAAAAGAACAGAGTACCATCTGGAGTCTATTAAAAAGCGGCAAGCAAACCTGAAT ATGAGTTCAGAGGCAATGAAGCAGCAGGTACAGGAGTGCTTTGAAGAGCTACTTATGGCTCTGCAGAGGGATGAGAAAGCTGTTCTGGACATGATAGAGCAAGACCGCCGGGAGACCAGCAGTAAACTAAACCGAATTCTTCAAGACTGGAATCAACACCTTGGTCTCCTGCAGAAACACATCAGCACTATTCAGTCAGCTCAACAGTGCTCAGCAGAATCCATGAAGCAG CCTTTTCCTGAGGATTTTAC CTGTCGTAAGAAACTGgacccagctgaagaggagatCAAAATGAATGAAGAAAGGATCCAGAAGCTCATGAAGGTTCTTAGGAACATCTCAAAAGATCTGAAAGCCCAGCTACAACGAAAGAACCTGCTGCTGG ACTCCTCTAATGTGGTGTTTGACAAACGGACCTGTCACAAACAGATCAAGGTGACCTCAGAAGGACGCGGCCTGTGCCTTTCCTCAGAGGACTGCTGCATTCCCAATGACCCTCTAAGGTTTGATCAGTTATACTGTGCCTTGGGCACTGTTGCTGTTAAATCTGGGCAGCACTACTGGGAGGTAGATGTGCACTGCTGTTCATCGTGGGCTGTGGGCATGGCTTATGGTAGCCTACAGAGGAGAGGTCGGGACAAGGGTGCCAAGCTTGGACGGAACAGGTGCTCGTGGAGTCTTGAGTTTCAGGATGGGCATCTCACGGCCTGGCACAACGATCGACATGTGGCACTACCAGTCACAGCAGCTCGGGCAGCACCAAACAGAGTAGGGGTGTTTGTAAAATATCAGAAGGGTCGTTTGGTGTTTTATAATGCTGAGACTATGAGAACGCTGCAGGAGTTTTCAGCAGTGCAAACGGCTGTGTTTGACAGAGCACATCATCAATTCACTGAGCCTCTCTACCCAGCCTTCCGCTTTTTTTCACCCAAAGACAAAGGCCATCATCATATGGAAATCTGCAATCTCAGTCTTTAA
- the LOC132121061 gene encoding borealin-2-like isoform X1, with product MAPRRTRKVSQDSEGQHNCDQKIRLTKRKELFIQQFEKEAQDRINEMEANLNKLLATVDRVFKIELMKMPQSLHTTLIKDLMNDSDTSVGEVTMALTCVSPEIRKPLSRKPSKKGLNATAGQQRSSGQNKTVEGLKKPAKKTLHNSKSTGSLRCASTISAKRTQGRVVKMSDQAFGLGGKFRQASRSVGDEMMATATIVTSHGETLFLSEDNKDDISVELLDDVALDQMRKIKDLMDYLCNKVGLNNTR from the exons ATGGCTCCTCGAAGAACTAGAAAAGTCAGTCAGGATTCTGAAGGGCAGCACAACTGTGACCAGAAAATTAGACTTACCAAGAGAAAGGAGCtgtttatacaacagtttgaGAAGGAAG CACAGGACCGGATAAATGAAATGGAGGCCAATCTGAACAAATTACTGGCAACTGTAGACCGTGTCTTCAAAATCGAGCTGATGAAAATGCCGCAATCCCTCCACACCACGCTGATAAAAGACCTCATGAATG ACAGTGACACGTCTGTGGGGGAGGTCACGATGGCACTCACG tGCGTTTCTCCAGAAATTCGCAAACCGCTATCTCGAAAACCAAGCAAAAAAG GTTTAAATGCTACAGCAGGCCAACAAAGGTCATCGGGTCAAAACAAGACAGTGGAAGGCCTAAAG AAACCTGCTAAGAAGACCCTACACAACAGCAAGAGCACTGGAAGCCTGAG GTGTGCGTCAACTATCAGTGCAAAAAGGACCCAAGGACGAGTTGTCAAAATGAGTGATCAAGCATTTGGGTTAGGGGGTAAATTCAG ACAAGCAAGTCGCTCCGTCGGTGATGAAATGATGGCTACCGCAACAATAGTCACTTCCCATGGAGAA ACTCTGTTCCTTTCTGAAGACAATAAAGATGACATCAGTGTTGAGTTGCTTGATGATGTGGCTTTAGATCAGATGCGAAAGATCAAG GATCTAATGGACTATCTGTGTAACAAAGTGGGCCTCAATAACACACGCTGA
- the LOC132121061 gene encoding borealin-2-like isoform X2, protein MAPRRTRKVSQDSEGQHNCDQKIRLTKRKELFIQQFEKEAQDRINEMEANLNKLLATVDRVFKIELMKMPQSLHTTLIKDLMNDSDTSVGEVTMALTCVSPEIRKPLSRKPSKKAGQQRSSGQNKTVEGLKKPAKKTLHNSKSTGSLRCASTISAKRTQGRVVKMSDQAFGLGGKFRQASRSVGDEMMATATIVTSHGETLFLSEDNKDDISVELLDDVALDQMRKIKDLMDYLCNKVGLNNTR, encoded by the exons ATGGCTCCTCGAAGAACTAGAAAAGTCAGTCAGGATTCTGAAGGGCAGCACAACTGTGACCAGAAAATTAGACTTACCAAGAGAAAGGAGCtgtttatacaacagtttgaGAAGGAAG CACAGGACCGGATAAATGAAATGGAGGCCAATCTGAACAAATTACTGGCAACTGTAGACCGTGTCTTCAAAATCGAGCTGATGAAAATGCCGCAATCCCTCCACACCACGCTGATAAAAGACCTCATGAATG ACAGTGACACGTCTGTGGGGGAGGTCACGATGGCACTCACG tGCGTTTCTCCAGAAATTCGCAAACCGCTATCTCGAAAACCAAGCAAAAAAG CAGGCCAACAAAGGTCATCGGGTCAAAACAAGACAGTGGAAGGCCTAAAG AAACCTGCTAAGAAGACCCTACACAACAGCAAGAGCACTGGAAGCCTGAG GTGTGCGTCAACTATCAGTGCAAAAAGGACCCAAGGACGAGTTGTCAAAATGAGTGATCAAGCATTTGGGTTAGGGGGTAAATTCAG ACAAGCAAGTCGCTCCGTCGGTGATGAAATGATGGCTACCGCAACAATAGTCACTTCCCATGGAGAA ACTCTGTTCCTTTCTGAAGACAATAAAGATGACATCAGTGTTGAGTTGCTTGATGATGTGGCTTTAGATCAGATGCGAAAGATCAAG GATCTAATGGACTATCTGTGTAACAAAGTGGGCCTCAATAACACACGCTGA